Genomic DNA from Larus michahellis chromosome 3, bLarMic1.1, whole genome shotgun sequence:
TTTGCTTTCAGTACAAAGACAGTTAACTGTTTCTTACCTTAAGCTCTGCAGTTTCATCAGAGAGAATGTCTTTTTGTTCTCGGGCCACTTTCACAGATTCCTTCGCTTCTTTTATCTAAGCACAGAAACAACCAAACAGAACTGAGGGAACTGTCGACATAATACTcattaagaacagaaaataagtaTATATTAGCTGTTGCACTGACTGTGTAATTAAACCAGTAACAGAAAATTAGGAAGCAAAGGACAAGAACCTAGTACACTACCTTTTGATCATATTCTGAAATCTTTTCTaagatttctgttttttcttgcagaaggtttttaatcttttcagcaagctgcttttcagtcactaggaagaaaaagaaagtttacagTAACTGCACTTCATATCcaggggtgggaaaaaaaaaaataaatcagagctaTCATTACTATCACATTAGGGCACATTTTCAAGCAAGGCCTAAAGCATAAATCAGGATCGCGTTAATTCCCTAGCAGTCAGCCTGCAGGATTCTAAGCATCTccagctttcatttaaagttaggATTGAAAACAAGACAGTAAAGCATTGAGCACTGACACAAAGCATATAGCTCTTGCACCAACTTCACAGAAGCTGGTCAGAGAACACATAGTAGAGCAGAGTAAAGAGCTCACTACACACAGATGAGGTATGTTCAAGGGAAGAACTGGCAGTGAGAACATCAGCAGTCTCAGACTGCTGCTGTGACCCTCAGGGAGATGCAACACCTTCCCTAACAACCACTTCTTCCTACTGAATTGAAACTGAATGTTTGGTCAGCACAGATAATAGGATGAAAGCTCTGAAAGACCtactggaaacagaaaagagacTGTCAGCTAGTAGTCAGCATCAGTAAGCCTCAAGGAACTGCACCGCTTTCCAACAGACCTCGAAAGGGCTGTGACCCAGCAATAGTTCTTCAGGCATGCATTTGTTTCTCAACCTAAACGAGTTGCCAACCAACCCTTAGGATTCAACAAAAATCATTAACATACTTAAATTATTATTGCAAATTAATTTAAAGACCATCCAATTGTCAATATTTTTCAAGTCGTAAACCACCCCTGTATTTGAACACCCCAAGCCCCATTTGCCTCACAGCAAATCCTGCAGCACAAACAGGAAGCACTGGTTGTTCCAACTGCATCCCACAGGGCCAAATTGCAACTGCtactcctccctcccctcccacatgAGGGCTTCTGGGCCAGAAAGCCCTTCCTgctctggggaggggagggccaACAAGCAACTGCTGAGGTACAAGACAGTTCTCAGCAGTTTAAGGGGTGCAAGAACCCCCCTGTATTAGCTTGGTCTCCCAATTTTACTACCATCATGAAGAGTGGATAATAGATTTTATCTCTGTGACTCCACTGTTAATATTCCTCTATTTTGCATAAAGATTTTAAGTATATCTATTTGTTCTTAGCTTTAGTACTTTTATTCTGTATCATATAGAAGagtatttttggggaaaaaagagagtatTAGACCCATGTTCCTCATTTTTTTGGGGTGGGCTGCTGAGTAATTTCTACACCACCAATATCAATGTTTTTCCCCCTCCAACAACAATTGTTTTGCAGTATAGAAATCACTTTACTGATCTAAGGGCTTTTTTTTAGCTCATCAATTCTGCATTAATTGTATAGGAGGAAACAGCAGTATAACTACAATGAAACTAGAGAGGAATGACTGAGGAGCATGGTCTGTGtgaaagaaagaggcagagaTTCACATGAAgacaatttttcatatttttgttttgtattcaaTTATGAATTTCAGCAATCACCCACTTTGAATTCTATTTCTTTTCAATTCAGTAAAACTTCAATTTTATATACTTGAAGCTGGAGAAATACTCTTGTAAAAAGCAACGTGCTAGCCACAGGAATATCTGCATGTTTAGGCCTACATTTAGAAAGTCTCTTTGCAACTGCACCGCAGTCAGTTTCAGGCTCCCCTCAATCCAAAAAGACAAGAGGAACTAGCTACTGCTTTCTGTGAGAAGCAACAAGCAAAAGCAGATCCACTGGTaatcagaaaaccaaaacaaactctgTCCCACTGCCATCATACCAGTAAACCAATGGATCACATTTATGTTGAACAAGGTGGGGCTTTTCCTGGACCTTTAATTTGCAGGTACGAGTTGCATTGTTTCTCCCAGTCAAAGCATTatcaaaagcaaaactgaaatccTCAGACTGAAATATCATCTACCAGCCTAGTTTACACCATAACCCCAGAATTAGCATTCTCTTTCAAAGGGAATGAAGATGAATACTTGTTCCTCTGAAACCATCTTCAAAACTTTTACATGCCTAAGCATCAAGTACactgaaaagcacagagaaacttACCTTGATATATTCTACTCTTTAcctacagaagaaataaataataaaaaaatataattagccATATAAACTGCTAAGTGAAAAATGCTATTAGTTTTCCCCATAGAAAAAAGTCACCACTTATACACGGACTAAAGAACCATATAGAAAACACATCTAACATTGCCAACAAGAGTGTTGAATAACACTACAAACAAGCTTAAGCTGTTTTCTAATAAAAGCTTCTAGGTTAATTCCCTGTCCTGGAGCCTTAGTAAACGTCTGTTTACCCAGTCACTAAAAGGATAGCAGTAACTGCCCACATCCAATTTgcaacaaagaaaatgaaaccattttGCATCAAACAACAGCGATGAACTcgcaaacacaaaaaaacccacttgcatTCCAGTTCTGATCCTTTTAAAGCAATGTATGTTTACGTGACACTTGCTCATTTTGAAAGTAACACCTTTAAAGGAGAATTTCAGAAGCTTTCTTTTTATGCTGTTATATAAATGCTATTTTACATTTGAAACTGACCTAGTATATTCAATTTCAAAcctaagcaatgaaaaaaaaccctatcagtttttatatttagtatttattaCAGATAATATttagtattaatttatttttctcaagcAAAAATGAAGTATTCTACAGACTTCCAGAACACATCATCACTGAATTGGACAGCTGTAAAATAAACTGCCCCATTTGATTTTCATCTATCAGTTCCCAAGGAGATGCATGGCTATACTTCAGAGCTAGTGATGGTATTTTTCTTGCACAGGAAGTTATCCACGTAGAAAACAGGGGGAAAATACAGAGTGAGGAGCAGAGCGGGGAAGGAGCTCTCCAGTGAGAATATCAGGTGTTTAGGATCCTAAATAAGGCACCTAGAAGCAACTGGACAATATGACGGGAGCAGGGGGATTAACTGCTTGTTTTGGAGATAGTCAGCAACAGGCTTGAGCACATGGAAGGCTTCTCATTTCAAAGATATGCTGACCCTTTCCTTGGCCTTCTTGATTTATATCATACTCCCTTATTTTGCCTTCAGAACTGACCCTTTCTAAAAAGTCTTCAATTAATAGCCTAAAGGAAATGCTTCTTagcttgaagaaaattacaacTTACTTTAGCTATTAAGCCCAGCATTTAGTTCACATTAACACTctaaaagtaaaaagtaaaaccaTGAAAGACTACATATTGCTTTTGACCCAGGTAATGCTGAAACAGTTTAACCATACAAAAGACCGCACAGTAAGTGAAATATCAGCAGGCTCGCAACCATAAAGTGTACTCACTGAAAGGCAGGTTCTCCAGAAAATTATAGCAAACGTGGCAATTCCCACTAAGGCAGTGATAATAATAGGCTCCCATGGAAGTCCATGGAAATCAGGCCCAGGACGAATTTCCTCAGGCAGAGTAGCGACCAACTGAAAACCAACAACATTGACAACTATgaatatgttttcattaaatactgAGGCAAAATAAGAAGTCTGCCAAACGCTTTTACTCCTCTCATAAAACCAGAGAAGCATCTAGAgctttcttgcagtttttctgTAAACTGAAAATCgaaaatgaagaaaaccacaAAGCAGCTTGAACCTTGCATTTCAACTCAAAAGTCTGAGTATCTGGAAGACACCTGACAGTAACAACCTCTTGGCAAAGAGCAGCTACACCAAAATAAGCTGATACACGCATCCTGCGTTACACAGGACTACATTATTTGATCTGTTTCCAAATAAAGCTATAAGGATGGAAAAATATAGgataaaaccccacaaaccagcTTTACATCTGGATGTTGGTAACAATCCAGTAAAAATGGCTCAGATCTTTTCCTTGCTGTCACCCTGGTCACAGGGTCATATGTGTCTCGTCATACGTCTCTCTGAAAGCCAGAGAGCACCAACTGCCTGAAAAAAGCTGTGAATATACCTGGTACAGATTACAAGGCTGATACCAACATGGCACTGGGAAAATAAACTGTAGGAGACACACAGAAacccctgccttctccctggcCGCAACTGGCAGAAGCGTGACATTGAGGCCACACGCTTCCCCCCCGCAGAGCCCAACCTCGGGGCGAGCTGGTGTTTTCGCAGGCACCCTCTCCGCCGGGGTGCCGGGGAAAGGCGAGAGGCCGGGCAGCCACCCCCTGCAGGCGCTGAGGCCGCCAGACGCCTCCGCTCCCGCAGGGCTGCCCCACatcgccgggcggggcgggggggaggagggccGAGGAAAAACAGCCCCTTGGCGACAGCAGGGAGGCGAATCCCCTCAGGGACAGGGAGCCACGTCCGCCTCGGCCCGTCTCCCTCGGAGGTTGGGTCACTTGGGGCGCCGCGTCTCCCGGTTTGGACCGGTGGGGCCCCTTCCGCCACCTGTCACGGCCAACGGCCGTTAACGGCTACGAACAGCCAACAGACCcgccctccctcttccccaccccaccccccgccaccccacccGCGCACCTGCAgcagccgccccgccgggggctcCGCCAGGCgcgcgccgccaccgccgcccgcggGCTCCATGGCGGCGCGAGCCAACTTCCACGCACACGTCAGCCCAGAGtgacacccccgcccccccccccccgccccggccccgcgccgcctcgCGCGCGCGTACGTCATCGCCGcgcgccgccgccacccgcaTGCGCCGGCGCCGCCATCTCCGCCACTCACCTGCCGCAGCAGCTGCCGAGCCGCCGGCGCCGCCTGACCCAGGACTCCCCGTGAGGCGGCGTCTGCCTCCGGCCCGCGTCCTACCGGCCGCCCGGCCTCCTCCTCGGGGCCTGGAgcgagagagggagaggagagaggggttACCCGACTGAGCGGCCCGCGCCCGCCGCAGCGGGGCCTGCTGACAGGGGAGGGCTGCAGTGGCCGCTTCTGCCACCGTACCCCCAGGCACCCCCGCGGTTTCTGCggcacagaatggtttaggttggaagggaccttaaagatcatctcgttccaacccccctgccctgggcagggacacctcccaccagaccaggctgctcaaagccccatcctgcctggcctggaacacctccagggatggggcagccacagcttctctgggcaacctgggccagtgtctcaccactctaatacctaatctaaatctcccctcttccagtttaaaaccattacccctcgtcctgtcactgcaaGATTTCAGATTACAGTCACCAGTTCTCCAGAGCAttgaaaaaaagaggcaaaagtcCTTTACAAAGGATAGCGATATTCCATGGGCCGCTTTAGAAAAGGTAGCACAGAGAGGTAGACAGACAAAATCACTTCGCCAAGCCTGCCTCAGACAGAGCACATGCAGCTCCTACAGCAGCAagtcaaacaacaacaacaaaaagcacacACTCTTCAATTCCTCTTCAAATCAATAAACCATCATCTTCTCATAAGTTTACAGCACTGCTAGTATGGCATAAGCTCTCTTAATTGCTAGAGAAAGATCTGTCTTTAAGGATCCCGGAACACCACAAGTGAGCTGAGGTGACTGTATCCATACCAGAGCAGAGCATACTGTAACGGAATAATATGTCCGTTAAAAACTCATCTGCATTAAATATTCATTTGTGTTTTACcagtaattatttaattaaaaaaaaattaggaataatcatattttcttgcaaagaaaaatagTCCAAAAATTATATTTGACCTATAAATGCCACCACATAAATGACAACCACCTTTACTTTCATCCTGATCTGaatcctgcctcctcctctcacTGCTACTGTTGCCATGAATGCAGGTTAGCAGATCTAAATAACCACCTGCCCAGCCTGATGTTACATTGTGGAACAGCTTCTTTGACCAGCACTTCTACAAACGTTTGCCATTTTTCCTCAGCACTTCTAGCAGTCCACATAGGAATGCCTGCCAAACAGCATTTAACCACAATTAAGGAAGGAATGGAAGATGGTCTAAAATACAACCAAACATCCGACGGCTTAACCACGTAAGTAATCCACCagccatttaaaattcattaagtGTCTTTGCATTCAAGCTAAAGCTTCCCACAGAACTGAGAAGCTGCTCAAAAGTGTGTAGTTATGGGGATGGTACAGTACCTCCATAGCATACAAAAACGAAGGAAGATGTGCCTGAATTTTGTCTAAACGCTCAGTGAAACCTGTTTTATTGAGCGTAATCAGAGGTGAATGCAGAACAGCAAAGCTGAGCTTAGCACCGAGAATGGAGTCAAAGGTAGTTTAATGCCAACACAGAGCTGGGGAAGATGACAGTAATGGGATCCCTCCTTGGGATAACTACCAGTAAGCACACTTGCTCCAGAGGGAGAAGGGCCTCAGAGGAACAGAGTCAAACATTCCTCCTACGACAACAAACACCTTAGCCAGAAATTACTGAACTGCTTGAGGGAAGCTACACTCCATCTTTCCGGGAAAGTAATATAGCCCAGAGTCACAGGTTaagaagagcaagaagagagCGCGCATGATTCAATAGCCTTAGGTTAGACTGTCAGTCCCCCTGCAAGACGGAGAAAACCTGGGCTGATGGTACATTTCCAGTGATTTCTGCTCTTTATCCACTACCATCCTGAGACACAGTCCACCAGCCCGAGCACAGAGCTCTGACTATGACACTTACaggaaaatttttattatttctatagTGCAAAAAGGTAGTAGAAAAACCTCTCTGTCGGGATGAGTGGTAGCGAAACAATACTGCCACTAGAGGGACTCTTAGGGATCAGTGAAAGCCACTAGGATTACAGCAACATACAATCAAAATACTAGCAAAAACGTTGGTATTGGCCTAAAACCCATTCAGCCATGCTCCTCTTAAAGAGCAAAAGAACAGAATAACCCACTTCCAAAAGGTTACCTGCAGCAGCGTCTTCCCTGGCACTCTGTCCAGAATCAATTGACCCAAAGGAAGTATCTTCCAGCACCGATCCTCTTTCACTATCATACCCTTCTTCAGCTTCTCTACTGTCCGACAAGTTATCCTCTTCATGCTCAGGTGGAATATTAAcagccctctcctccttcttctcaaTAGGCTGTTCCGGCCTCTCATCTTCAAGCTGCTGAAATTTCTGGTTGCTCTCATCAACGGCATTTGGGTTTCTGATGGAAACTCTGTCATATTCAGCCTGTTTTGCGCCATCTATGACAGAGGGGGAGATAATTAAGCACTGAGCTAATGTATATTTCTTACCTATGGCTGCCTCCAGTGAAAAATACTGCATTTGACAAAGCTTTCTTGACACTTAAAAACTTCAGCTTGTGTACCGCTTCCAATATATTCTCAATCAACTTTCAGTAACATCTAATTAAATGTTTATATGGTATTTATGCAAGGTATCAACCACTGACCTTGCAATGAAATATTGCAAGgtgaaatattttcagcattCGTGACTTTATCCATACTTATCATGCACTACTGTGAAAGTAGCCTTGCTAAGACCACGTTTTACCACCTTGCACATTAATTGGAAAAAACAGCAAGTTTGCAGCAGACTCTACCACTAGTTCTTCCCCCGTCAAAGGAGCTGTTTGTTGACTATTTCTGCTTACACGCTCTTTTATGAATGTGGGCAAAAATTAGATGATAGGGACACCTGAGATTTTATGTGGATGGATTGAGTACCTGAACTTTGCATAAATCACTGGATCTCTCATACTTAGGTGCTAGCTAGTTCAGGAAAAAGAGACTGCTCTAAACCCTCTAGAAAATTCAGCACATCAGTGTATCTGAATCCCTGTTTCTTGAGAGGGGGAGGTATAGACATGACCTGAATGGCTCCTTCTAACCATATCCATGCACGGGTCCCACTTTCTTGCACAGAACCTGGCCTATAAGAACAGACATGCTGAGCTCAACATTTTCTCTCAGGATTTGTCCCTGGAACACCCATCACAATGCCAAAATTATGCATTAACAATAAGCAAAATCCCAGCGGACGCCACAGGGTGTCTTTCAATTCTGCTCCCTCACCCTCTTCTTAAAGCTCCTCTAGGTTACATAGTGTTGTCTGAGATAGGGTTTTACTTCCTTTTCATCTACTTATTAAATAGTTTAACATCCTACCTTGAACGTGCAGCTGATCATCTTCCAGTTCTGGAATAGATGCAAGTGGGACACTCTCACTAGCAGATGAATATTTACTCCTTAAAGAATATATTAATTCTTGAATATCATCCATCAGTGCGCTCTCCTCATCATACAAATCCATCTCTCTCACCACCTCCTCTTTATTTTCTGCCACTCTGGAATCCAGAATTTTTCCCACAACATCCATAATGCTTGATTCTGAAAACTCAAGTATCTGGTCCAAGGCTTTTTCTATATCTTCATTATTATGGCTTGCCTTCCGAGCAAGCTCCATCTCTACCTTCATGTCGTGAAACATGGCTTCTATCCTAACCACGTGTTGGAGCCCGAGGTACTTTTGTAGACGGATTACACGCTTTTCATCAAGAAAATCTCTCATTATCGTGAGCCGCTTCACAGACTCACTGAAGCCTGTTGCAGTGTCATTTGTGGCTGCTGAGCtgtcagcagggctggggaaatGTGCAGATTGCTGGTGGTCGTTTCTTGTATGCTCTAAATTTTGCACCTCCTCTGAGTCTTTCTGTGAAACGCCCTCCGGGAGATGATCTTTCCTTTGGTAAAAGTCATTGCTGTCTTCCGTGTCAGGAAATTGGAAATTATGTTCTTCCACAGCTGATGGTTCCTCAGCTTCAGAAGACTCCTCATCATCTTCCATGACACGTTCCATCTCATCCAATTTAGCATGTTCACTCACTGGTACATCAGCCTCTTTGTTCCCAGTCTCACTTGCACCTTGCATGCTGATTGGTTTTTTAGCCTCCTTAGAAAACGGGTTTGTTTCCTCTCCCGTTTCGTAAGTAGGATTTGCAGTTACTGAAACAGCTTCGCCTAGTACTTCTAATTCGGGGTTTGTACTTTTGACATCTAGTTTATCATCCTGTACGTTTGCAGCCCTTGCTTGCAACAGCTTTGCACTTGCAGCATTCTCATCTTCCAGTAGCTCTTCCTCTACTTGTTTCATGTCAGGGTTGTCTTCATCATCTGGCTCTTCAGATTGGAATTCTGGTGTTAGTGTCCTTTCTTTAGCTAAATTTGTGCCAAGATTTCCATCTGAATCTGTATCCTCAGTACGAGCAGTTCCTTGCTGAGTAAGATTCTCTCCATTAGTATTCTGTGTAgtgctttttgatttttcttcaggGGAGCTTTTCTCAATGCTTTCTTCAAATACTGTCATCTTGCCAAGATTTCTTGAAAGCTCTTCTTTCACATCTGCCTCTGAATACTCAGTCTCATTTTCCCATGGCCTAGGTTGCTCAACAGCTCCTCTGTGGCTTGGGGCTCCCTCCCCTGCAGGGGTTTCTTTCaagtttctcctttttatttcaggTTCTTTGGGAAGCGAGGTGGTTTTTTGATTTTCACGATCAGTGACCCCTGTTTGTTTCAAATCTTCATGTCTCAGAAGTTCTTTCTCCACAATAGGCATTCCATGTTCCAGTTTCTCTTTCAAGATGGCAGTATCTCCTAAGTCACTTTGAGATGCATTTTTTACTTCTTCCACTGGTTTGGCTGGAACATCAACAGAAGGCTTGTTCTCAGCTCTTactttctcctttgttttctcccatagctctttgtgctttaaatcacTTTCCAAGACCTCTTCCAAGATGTCATCCTCAAactttttctcatctttctctaTCTGAGCAAGTGGCACTCTTTCTGGACTTCTGTTGGTATGACCAACAGGTGGTTTTAAAGCATCTTCCTTGCTTTTAACAAATGATTTGGACTCCAGATCATCTCCCAGATTAGGCAAAACATGAGGATCAGGCACAGCCATACTCTTCAGCTTGTCAGTATGTGGCTCAGTTCCATCAACCATGAGCTGCTCTTCAAACTGTtcagttgtgtttgttttttcttttgaacccAGATCACCTGTACCCACAGGCTCCTTTCTAAGGAGTTCTTTGGAGAGATCCTCAGGTTGAGTTGATGCTGGTGCTTCTCTTTTACTAATTAGCATCACCTCatcctgtttctcttttgtttgtttagattCAGACCTGTCCACACTTACACTATCACCTGACTTCTTGCTCTTACTGAAGGCATCCTTAAGAATTAATGCATCTGAATCGAGTTCTTCCTTATTGTCTCTTTGGTTATTTAGCTCTGTAGCACCCTTCGCATCTTCATCAGGTTCATGATTTTGTGACTCAATGTCATTGCTTTCATCGTCCTCTGAATCCACTGGGGATGTAgtttcttcctctgctgtaaAAGACAGCAAAGGGATTTCTTCAGACTGATCTGCAAAGTCTGACTCCTCTGCATCATGAGCATTAATGCTCAAATCTTCATCAAAATCATCTTCCAGCGATGTAACAAGGCGAGTCACTTCATCATCCGATACAACAGCATCAGCAGTTGAGccatattttgttttcaagtttgcAGAAAGCTCTCTGTTTAAAAGTGTATAGGCATTGACTTCTTCATTCTCTTTGTCAAGTGGACTGGCTTCACCCTGAGGAATACTAGTGTTTTTGGTATTTTCACTTTCTAGCCCTTTAAGTTTCCCATGTAGCATTCCTTTCAAGTGCTCATGTGCAATTTGATCTCCCTGAGAGTTTTCTTCGTGACTACTGTCACTGGAGTCTCCCCCAGTGTTTTCAGTTCCTTCTGTAAGAGAACTGTCTACTTCCTCTGTCATGGCGAGGGCTTCCTTGTCTTCTTCCGTGCTTAGTGCAAGACCGTCTGTCTCCAAAGCATCAAGGGACTTTACCGTATCGACCTTTTCAATCTCCACATCCCTCTCAATTCCTTCAGCTGGTTTTGTCCCTGGATCACTTGGTTCAGTTTCCCCCTCATTTGCTATCGTCTCTTGTAATGACTTCAAAAGCTCATCCACATTATAATTATCAAAATCATCCCTTCCGCCATCAAAGCAAACAAAGTCtgtttcctgaaatgaaaaacaatatgTAGtcacaaatattattttatttattacagtgaTGAGACAAAATCCATTGGGTTGGTTAGAGAGAGATGCAGCAGCAAAGTAAATTACATTAATTGTGCAGAATTAACCCCTTGAATCCTTAACCAAAAGCCtctttgaaatcagtggaagtttTGCCTAATGACTATTAAAAGGCTCTTAAAGGACTCATAAAAAGCTTACGGCTTAGCTCCTTCAAAGACCTCCTAGTGAGGACTAAACTGAAAGTCAGCAATAGAGTTGATAGTATTATACTTTACTCATCACATATATCCTGAATTAACAAATCTATTGCTGAATGCcagtgaggagaagaaaaacGTCACTAAGCTTGTTTGTCCCAATCTCTTTCAACTGGTCTTTCCTCAAATGACCAAGTCATCCAAGCTGGAGCTGCCTGTCACgcaatttctgaaaaataaattaaacagcatTGTAAGCCACTGAATACCATTTCATACGGGTCTGAAGCTGCAACCACAAGCAGGCCTTACTCGCACAACCCTGGAGTTACTAGCTATTAGCGCATGAAAGCCACTTACCTGTGTAAGGGTTGAAACCGATTCTAGAATTAAAGGGCTATGAGAGTGTAtcaggttttgtttgcttctgaTAATACTTTACAATTCTAAAGTTCTAAAGtttgtgaaaagaaagaattctGAATACATACCGAACAGACTATGCACGAGCCAGCTAGCAGCATTTCTTGAGCTCAATCCAAACatattttgttaaaagaaaagcagaatattcaagaaaagaaagatcGCTGCCCATTTTGGGCTGACGCTTACACACCCATCCACATACATAGCTACACAAACATACCACCCCCCGACATATGTGTGCGTCTCTGCACACGTGTAGCTGCTTAGTAACA
This window encodes:
- the MIA3 gene encoding transport and Golgi organization protein 1 homolog isoform X4, which produces MAAAPPPPDPRLLLALLLLLPPPPSFLCAAAAGTDLGRRFAERKRCADPECSMLMCRGKARQDFKGPDCRFVNFKKGEAVYVYYKLIGKSIELWAGSVGSDFGYFPKDLLEINHNYSNEELELPTDETDFVCFDGGRDDFDNYNVDELLKSLQETIANEGETEPSDPGTKPAEGIERDVEIEKVDTVKSLDALETDGLALSTEEDKEALAMTEEVDSSLTEGTENTGGDSSDSSHEENSQGDQIAHEHLKGMLHGKLKGLESENTKNTSIPQGEASPLDKENEEVNAYTLLNRELSANLKTKYGSTADAVVSDDEVTRLVTSLEDDFDEDLSINAHDAEESDFADQSEEIPLLSFTAEEETTSPVDSEDDESNDIESQNHEPDEDAKGATELNNQRDNKEELDSDALILKDAFSKSKKSGDSVSVDRSESKQTKEKQDEVMLISKREAPASTQPEDLSKELLRKEPVGTGDLGSKEKTNTTEQFEEQLMVDGTEPHTDKLKSMAVPDPHVLPNLGDDLESKSFVKSKEDALKPPVGHTNRSPERVPLAQIEKDEKKFEDDILEEVLESDLKHKELWEKTKEKVRAENKPSVDVPAKPVEEVKNASQSDLGDTAILKEKLEHGMPIVEKELLRHEDLKQTGVTDRENQKTTSLPKEPEIKRRNLKETPAGEGAPSHRGAVEQPRPWENETEYSEADVKEELSRNLGKMTVFEESIEKSSPEEKSKSTTQNTNGENLTQQGTARTEDTDSDGNLGTNLAKERTLTPEFQSEEPDDEDNPDMKQVEEELLEDENAASAKLLQARAANVQDDKLDVKSTNPELEVLGEAVSVTANPTYETGEETNPFSKEAKKPISMQGASETGNKEADVPVSEHAKLDEMERVMEDDEESSEAEEPSAVEEHNFQFPDTEDSNDFYQRKDHLPEGVSQKDSEEVQNLEHTRNDHQQSAHFPSPADSSAATNDTATGFSESVKRLTIMRDFLDEKRVIRLQKYLGLQHVVRIEAMFHDMKVEMELARKASHNNEDIEKALDQILEFSESSIMDVVGKILDSRVAENKEEVVREMDLYDEESALMDDIQELIYSLRSKYSSASESVPLASIPELEDDQLHVQDGAKQAEYDRVSIRNPNAVDESNQKFQQLEDERPEQPIEKKEERAVNIPPEHEEDNLSDSREAEEGYDSERGSVLEDTSFGSIDSGQSAREDAAAGPEEEAGRPVGRGPEADAASRGVLGQAAPAARQLLRQLVATLPEEIRPGPDFHGLPWEPIIITALVGIATFAIIFWRTCLSVKSRIYQVTEKQLAEKIKNLLQEKTEILEKISEYDQKIKEAKESVKVAREQKDILSDETAELKDTVKGLEEENRQLDDKVKNLRTMLETERKKNEKKQNKISETQKSLEKLQEAISVHSVELSEVQIALNEAKLSEEKVKSELHHVQEENARLKKSKEQVLTNCIMQLKQLDMDSAPEAKKDGEGPEWSTGEDLANGELPDNENEKMKTQIKQMMDVSRVKTMLSIVEEDRNLLQSKLSDEVTARHELEEQIKKLEHDSCSLQSAKTRLENECKTLQQKVEILGELYQQKEMALQKKLTQEEYERQEKEQKLSAADEKAVLAIEEVKVYKQRIQDMEEELQKTERSYKNQIAAHEKKAHDNWLIARSAERALAEEKREAANLRQKLIEVNQKIVMLQRPLIVKPTPGRPDRQVPPRRGPLSRDGSFGPSPVSGGNPSPTQMIEVPARPLSAPRREGSRGEFGTVVDGPPAPRRPPELPGRMSVPDLGPAVASLISGGPRTSSPSTAMDGVQPSPKESEAPCVTTDSPSSIEPATANPSPKGPPSFPGTPMMTSPVMGPPPPPPVRYGPPPAPLRGHFGPRPLPVPLVRGAPLPPPAARDFLPGPPLGMRDLPPGPLPPPPDPRGYGRGHPPFRPLGPPGPRDYPPGPRLPPPGSRDYTPSPNRDLPPSGPRDYPAGPPPPPPPAGSKDYTQPPAQKP